The window GCCATGGCCAGGCCGCGTTCGGTGCCTTTGACGCGCAGCACGCCCGCATCGCCGCCGGGACGCTGCGTGCCCACCAACTGAACGTAGCTTTCATACTGCTCGGTGATCCAGCGCTTGCAGCAGATATTCGAAGCGGCCAGCAGGCGCTCAAGGTTTGACGTCAGGTCGGATTCGCCGCCGAGCTGTATGCTGTCCGGCTTCTCGCGCGGAACTGGCGCGTCCCAGCGCGCCAGGGGACGCTTGTAGACCGGTGCCTCGTCGGTGAGCGCGTGGTTGGGAATTTCGGCGACTACGTGCCCATGTTGCAGCACGCGCATTTTTCCGTCATTGGTGACGCGGCCGACCGTGGAAGCGTCGAGTCCCCACTTGCGGAAAACGGAGAAGACTTCTTCTTCCCTGCCTTTTTCCGCGACCAGCAACATGCGCTCCTGCGATTCGCTGAGCATGATTTCGTAGGGCGTCATGCCGGTTTCGCGCTGCGGGACGAGGTCGAGTTCGATTTCCAGCCCGACGTGACCGCGCGCTCCCATCTCGCAGGTGGAGCAGGTCAGGCCGGCGGCGCCCATGTCCTGGATGCCGACCACCGCGCCGGTCTCCATCGCCTCCAGGCACGCTTCCAGCAGCAGCTTCTCCAGGAACGGGTCGCCGACCTGCACGTTGGGACGCTTCCGCTCGCTGGTCTCGCTAAACTCCTCGCTCGCCATGGTGGCGCCGTGAATGCCGTCGCGCCCGGTCTTTGAGCCTACGTAGATGACCGGGTTGCCTTCGCCGGAAGCGCGCGCGTAGAAGATCTTGTCGCGGCGTACCAGGCCGAGCGCGAAGGCGTTGACCAGCGGATTCTGCGAGTAGCAGGGCTCGAACTTGGTCTCGCCGCCGAGGTTGGGTACGCCGAAGCAGTTGCCGTAGCCGGCGATGCCGCTGACCACGCCCTCCAGAATCGACTGATTGCGGCGGACCGTCTTCAGATCGCTCTCGCTGGGGCCGGGGCGGATGGGGCCGAAGCACAGCGAGTCCATTACCGCCACCGGGCGCGCGCCCATAGTGAAAATGTCGCGCAGAATGCCGCCCACGCCCGTGGCTGCGCCCTGAAAGGGCTCGATGAAGGATGGGTGATTGTGCGACTCGATCTTGAATGCGCAAGCCCAGCCGTCGCCGACGTCGATGATGCCGGCGTTTTCGCCGGGACCCTGCACCACGCGGCGGCTGCGCGTCGGCAGGCGCTTCAGGTGCACGCGCGAGGATTTGTAGGAGCAGTGCTCGCTCCACATCACGCTAAAGATGCCCAGCTCGGTGATGGTGGGCGCGCGGCCGAGGAGTTTGAGAATTTTCTGGTATTCCTCGGGACTGAGATTGTGCTCGCGGACGACTTCGGGCGTGATCGCGCTTTCCGTCGGCATGGGGAGACTCTTGACTATTGTCGCATGAAGGCAAGGCGCGAAAAATCTACGAATTGAAGAATTCACGAATTTCCGGCCTCCCTCGGAAGGCTTCGCGGCAACATAATTCGCAAATTCCTCACTTCGACAATCCGTAAATCGATCAAACCCCGCGCACGTGGGCCGCATCTTAGCACTGCATTGAACGATGAACGTCCTGATCCAAAGCATCAGGGCCGCTCGGGGCGGACGCCAACCAGCGCAGGCTCCGAGCCCCCGCGGAGGGGAGTTGCCCCGCCTCCCGCCACTGTGATTTACACTTTCAGCGATGAAATCGGTCATCGTTGGGACTGCCGGCCATATCGATCACGGAAAAACCGCGCTGGTGAAAGCGCTGACTGGCATCGATGCCGACCGTCTCGAGGAAGAAAAACGCCGCGGCATCACCATTGATATCGGCTTCGCGCACCTTGACCTGCCCGCCGACCGCGGCGAAACGCTGCGTCTGGGCTTCGTGGACGTCCCCGGCCACGAGCGCTTTGTGCGCAACATGCTGGCCGGCGTGGGCGGCATTGACGTGGTGCTGCTGGTGGTCGCCGCCGACGAGGGCATCAAACCGCAAACCCGCGAGCACTTCGACATATGCCGCCTGCTCGCCATCCCGCGCGGCATCACGGTGCTGACCAAGTCCGACCTGGTGGACGGCGATTCGCTCAGTGTGGTCAAGCTCGAGCTGGAAGAGTACCTGGCCACGTCGTTTCTCGACCCGATTCGCGCGCCCATCATTCCCGTCAGCTCGAAAACCGGCGCCGGGCTCGAGGACTTGAAGCGCGCGCTGCTGCGCGTTGCCGCCGAGGTGCAGGCGAAAGACTCGAACTCGGTGCCGCGCTTGCCCATTGACCGCGTCTTCACCATGAAGGGATTCGGCACGGTCGTTACCGGCACGCTGCTCTCGGGCACGGTGAAAAAGGAAGACGAACTGGAGGTTTTTCCCGGCGGGCGCCGGGTGCGAGTGCGCGGCGTGCAGGTGCATGGCGCGGCGGCCGAGCAGGCGGTCGCGGGACAACGCACCGCGCTCAACCTTGCCGGCATCGCTACCGAAGACCTGGCGCGGGGCATGACGCTAATGCATGCGGGCGT of the Terriglobia bacterium genome contains:
- the purL gene encoding phosphoribosylformylglycinamidine synthase subunit PurL; the protein is MPTESAITPEVVREHNLSPEEYQKILKLLGRAPTITELGIFSVMWSEHCSYKSSRVHLKRLPTRSRRVVQGPGENAGIIDVGDGWACAFKIESHNHPSFIEPFQGAATGVGGILRDIFTMGARPVAVMDSLCFGPIRPGPSESDLKTVRRNQSILEGVVSGIAGYGNCFGVPNLGGETKFEPCYSQNPLVNAFALGLVRRDKIFYARASGEGNPVIYVGSKTGRDGIHGATMASEEFSETSERKRPNVQVGDPFLEKLLLEACLEAMETGAVVGIQDMGAAGLTCSTCEMGARGHVGLEIELDLVPQRETGMTPYEIMLSESQERMLLVAEKGREEEVFSVFRKWGLDASTVGRVTNDGKMRVLQHGHVVAEIPNHALTDEAPVYKRPLARWDAPVPREKPDSIQLGGESDLTSNLERLLAASNICCKRWITEQYESYVQLVGTQRPGGDAGVLRVKGTERGLAMALDGNGRWCWLDPKLGAMHAVAESARNVACAGARPIGATNCLNFGNPEKPHIMWQFSQVVDGMTRACEELETPITGGNVSFYNETLGEGVYPTPVVGIVGLIEHVDRAMTPDFREKDRAIVLLRGSEPGDAVDAEIEFGSSEYAKEILGQVWGFPPALELEREKALQDCIIDLIGLGLIDGAHDCSEGGLAVAVAESCFPRDLGARVELASQDMGGDDLLPEYLLFGEDASRIVISCVRENVPRIEEVAVKYAVAALPIGVTQSEKLEIFVDGRAVVSAPVSRLKDAWEHALERALHTEPEARLEPEILHKS